TCGTGAAATCTATGTTACTCAACCCTTTGCCACCGATTACCGGATTCTGGCCGATTACGCCTATCTGCTCAACATGATCCTGCGGCGGCGCGTGCGTTATCGACACGTCGCGAAAGAGGTTGCCATCTTCGACGGTGGTGGGGTTAGCAGTCGACGTTCAGCACTGCGTGATGCCGAACGGCAACGGGCATTACAGACGGTGTACGCACCATGGGAATTGCGTCTATACGAGACCATCTTTGGGGGAATGCGATGGCTCAACCGCACTCTTATCTACCCGATGATACCGCTGCTGCCAGAACGGTGGCGCGCCCGGTTGAGCGGCCTTTGATCGCCCGCCATCGGGTTGTGCATATCTCGACCGTCCATCCACCGTTCGATCAACGCATCTTCTACCGTGAATGTGCGAGCCTGGCATCAGCCGGTTACGAGACTCATCTCCTGGTACCGTTGCCGGTCACCGAACTGGAGCGCAAGGCGGTTCATTTGCACAGTGTAGGCGCACCTGCCGAACAACGGTTAGAGCTGGCTTTGAAACGTCGCTGGCAACGGATACGGCGGGCGGCTGCCCTGGCGCGTCAGCTCAGGGCCGATCTCTACCACCTGCACGATCCCGAATTGATCCCGCTTGGGCTGTGGTTAAAAGCAACGACTGGCGCTCGTGTCGTGTTCGATTGTCACGAAAATAACACGGCATATATCCGTCAGAAGCATCATGTCAATCCTCTGCTGCGCAAGGGATTAGAACTTGGCATAGCTACGCTTGAGCGCCTGGCTGCACGGACCTTCGATGCGATTATTACGGCTGATCGCGGTGTGGCCGATCTTTACCTGCGGCAATTTCGCGCCAGGCGGGTAGTGACAGTGCATAATTTTCCGCAGCTCGATCTCTTCCTTCAACAGCCACCCCCGGCTGAAGATGCACCGTTCGATCTGGTTTACCACGGGACAATCCCGCGCTATCATCTCGAAGTGACGTTCGCAGTTGCCGAAGCATTGCGGCGGCGAAGTCGTTGTGTGCGCTGGCTCTTTTTCGGGCGGTGCCCGGAGATCGGGTGGGCGCGGGAAGAGTTGGCCCGTCGTGGCTTGCAAGACGATTTCGTGATCGATCCCGATCCGGTGCCACACGATCAGGTGGCACCTCGCGTGCGGCAGGGCCGGATAGGCTTTATTCCCCTTCCGGATCTACCGAAGTTCCAACACAACATTCCGACCAAGCTGTTTGAGTTCATGGCCCTCGGTATGCCGGTAGTTCTTAGCGATCTGCCACCGAGTCGTCCTTTCGTTGGTGATGGTCGTTGTGCAATAATGGTGCCACCCGACGATAGCGAAGCCTACGCCAACGCCATCCTGCGCTTACTCGAT
This genomic window from Chloroflexus aurantiacus J-10-fl contains:
- a CDS encoding glycosyltransferase family 4 protein — encoded protein: MAQPHSYLPDDTAAARTVARPVERPLIARHRVVHISTVHPPFDQRIFYRECASLASAGYETHLLVPLPVTELERKAVHLHSVGAPAEQRLELALKRRWQRIRRAAALARQLRADLYHLHDPELIPLGLWLKATTGARVVFDCHENNTAYIRQKHHVNPLLRKGLELGIATLERLAARTFDAIITADRGVADLYLRQFRARRVVTVHNFPQLDLFLQQPPPAEDAPFDLVYHGTIPRYHLEVTFAVAEALRRRSRCVRWLFFGRCPEIGWAREELARRGLQDDFVIDPDPVPHDQVAPRVRQGRIGFIPLPDLPKFQHNIPTKLFEFMALGMPVVLSDLPPSRPFVGDGRCAIMVPPDDSEAYANAILRLLDDPTLRQAMGAEGRRRVIHEYNWQREAQYLLALYAELL